CAGTGACGGGGATCGGCCGGGACAAGGTCGGCGCGATCTGGTACCGGGCGCTGACGGTCTACATGACGTCGTCGACGAACTACGCGGGCGCCCGCACCGCGACCCTCAACGCGGCGAAGGACCTGTACGGGACGGGCAGCGCGGAGTACAACGCGGTGGCGTCGGCGTGGAGCGCGGTGAACGTGAACTGAGTGCGCACGGCGGCCGTCCCCACGCCCACCCGGCGGGGACGGCCGCCGTGACCGGCGCGGGGCGCGCGACACCCTTGGCGCCGCACGAGGGACCGACACCCCCTACCCCGCGTAAGGCCGTCGTTCCTTCGCCTCCCTCAACGCCGTTCCCCACCAGACCAGTTGGTCCAGCATCGTCTTCGCCGCCGTGTCGGGGGCCGTCGGGTCGTTGAGGTGGCCGTCGGTGAAGGCGGCTCCCGCGTTGTGGAAGGAGACCGTGTCGCGGACGGTGACGGCGTGGAGTTCCGCGAAGACCTGGCGGAGGTGTTCCACCGCGCGCAGGCCGCCGGCCAGCCCGCCGTAGGAGACGAGTGCGACGGGTTTCGCGCGCCACTCGCCGAAGTGCCAGTCGATGAGGTTCTTCAGGCCGGCGGGGACCGAGTGGTTGTACTCGGGGGTGAGGACGACGAAGGCGTCGGCGGCGGCGAGTTTCGGGGTGACCGCGGCGAGCGCCGCCGCCGCCTCCGGGCCCGGTTCGAGGGTGGTGGGCAGGTGCACCTCGGCCACGTCCACGACCTCGACGGTCAGGTCGGCGCGCTCGCGCAGGTGGGTGAGGAGCCAGTCGGCGACCACCGGGCCGAAGCGGCCGTGCCGGTTGCTGCCGATGACGAGGGTGACGGCGAGAGACGTCTCTTCGGTCTGCATACGCCCAGCCTGTTACCTCAACCTCGATCGAGGTCAAGCCCGGTCCCGGCCGATCCTTCGCACCGGCGTCCGGTCACCCGTTCACACGTGCGGCGTGCGCCCTTCGGGTAGTTCTCGGCCGTCGCCCTCCATACCCCTCTGACCTGCGGAAAGGGGTGGGAAGTGCGAGTTTCGGGGCACTGTCTGACACCCATTCACCGCAATTCTGACGCCCCATCAGCAAGCGGGCTCGCGCCGTCGGCCTTTACCTCGGAAGGGCAGGAGACACCGAGACGCTCTAGGGAGCACCGATGCGACGCACCGCCCGTGTGCTGACCGGTACCGCGCTGGCCGTCGCAGCCGCCGGACTGGCCACCGCCCCCGCCTACGCGGCCGACGGCGGCAGCCTCGAGGTGTACCCGTCGTCCGCGATGCCGGGCGACCAGGTCACCGTCAACACGGCGGAGTGCGGCGACAAGGGGTCGGCCGACGGCGACGCGGGCGCGTTGGGCGCCGGGCGGTTCACGCTCGCCCCCAGCACGCACGAGGGTGACGCGATCGGACAGTTCCGGGTGCCGCCGAGCGCGCAGCCGGGCACCTACGAGATCGTCGCGAAGTGCGCCGACGGCAGCAGACGGATCTCCGGCGACCTGGTGGTGACCCTGACCGCGGCCCGCGGGCAGGAGCCCCGGGGAAGTGTGAAGACGGGGGTCGGCGGCGCACTGGGCCCCGACCCCGTTCAGACCGCGGCCGGCGTGGCGGCTCTCGCCGTCGCCGCCGCGGGCGGTACCTGGCTCCTGCATCGCCGGGCGAGAGGCGACGGGATCTGACGGACATCCTCCGCTGTCCGTCGGCCGGTACCGCATGTCCCTCCCCCTCCGGGCCCGACGCCCCTCGCGGCCCGGAGGGGGGCCGGGTCCACCTGGCAGGAGGTCTCGTGTGCGCAGGATCAGCAACGTCGCGATAGGCACCGTCACCGCCGTCGCACTCTGCACGGGTACGTGGCTGCTGAGCGGCGGCGCCGCGTCGCACGCCCCGCCGCAGCCGTCCGCGGCGCAGGCGGGGGGTGGCCAGGAGGGCGAAGGGCCGGGGGCGCCCGCGCTGTCGCCGTCCCCGCCGGACCGGATCGCCATTCCGTCGATCCGCGTCGACGCCCCCCTGATGGGCCTCCGCCTCACCTCGTCGGGCAGCCTCGACGTGCCGCCCGCCGCGAAGAAGAACCTGGCCGGCTGGTACGAGGCCGGCACCACCCCCGGTGAGCGCGGCACGGCCGTCGTCGCGGGCCATGTCGACAACTCCGAGGGGCCCGCCGTCTTCTACGACCTCGGCGCGGTGAAGAAGGGCGCGCTCATCGACGTCGAACGGCGCGACGGGAGCGTCGCCGTGTTCACGGTGGACGCCGTCGAGGTGTACCGGGCACGGGACTTCCCCGACGCGAAGGTCTACGGGGCGGCGCAACGGCCCGAGTTGAGGGTCATCACCTGCGGCGGCGGCTACACGCGCGGCACCGGGTACCAGGGCAACGTCGTCGTCTTCGCGCATCTGACCGGCAGCCGTTAGGGCGGCCCGGCGGCGGCCGGCGCGCCACTCGTTCTGCTGAGACACGTCACTCGTTCCGGTGAGGACGGTTCGGCGTCCCCGCTGGTCAGCACCGTCGCGGGCCCTTCGGGCGCCGGGCGCGGGGTGTCGCGTCGTCGACAGACGGTGCGACGCGTCGTGCGGGACGTCTCGGGCAGGCTGCTGGCCCTGCCCGACCTGGACGGGGGCGGCTGCCTTCTCGGGGGGACGACGGCGGGGTGGGCGCGGACGGCGGGCGAGGCACGGACGGCGGGGCGGGCGTGGACGGCGGGGCGGGCGTGGACGGCGGGGCGGGCGTGGCTGGGTCGGGCGCCGCGTACCACGTGGTCGCGACCGGTAGCCGGGGCGTGCTGGTCGGCGATCACGCCGTGCAGCACAACACCTTCAACTGACCTGTGGACGGGTCCGGTTCGAGGCGGCGACCGTCCAGGTGGTACTGGATCTTCGCGTACCGATGTGTGATCTCGGCCGGGGACGACAGCACCCAGAACAACGCCTTCACGATGAAGGCGCGGGCTCGGAGGAAAGCGGCGGAGGAATCGGAAGTCAGGGGGCGGGTGCTGTGGCGGGTCGCCGTTCTGGCGGTGCTCCCGTGGGCCCTCGTCGGCGGCCCCGGCACCGTCGTGGAGTCCGCGCCGCCCCCCGGCCCCGCCCCGTCGGCCCCGACGTCCGCGTCCCCTCCCGCGGTGCAGTCCTCCCCTGGCACCTCGGCGAGCCCGTCGGCCACAGGCAGCCCCGGCGCCGGTCCCTCGACGGCTCCCCCACCCCGCGTCCCGTCACCGGCTCCAACTCCCCAGCGGACAGTGGACGTTAGGCCGCCTGCCAGCGCGGGGCCGTCGCCCTCGTCGCGTCCGGCCGCCGCCACCGTGTCCGAGCCGCGGCCGTCCCGCACGCGTGACTGCCGGTCCCAGCGGGAGTACCGGGTCACCGGGAGGGGTCAGATCTGGGACGTCGACGGCCAACAGGTCGGCGAGGTCGCCTCGGGCACGCTGTTCTTCCGGCAGGACGTGGCCGACTACCCCAGGCCGGTCCACGACCGCTTCTACGGCACGGTCGACGAGGTGATCTCCGGGAGCCCGACCGGCTATGTCCTGCGGAAGAAGCTCGAATACGTGGCGACGGTCGAGGTCTGTGCGTAAGGAAGGTCTGTGACTAGGCCCACCACTGCTCGTACGCCAGGTTCGTCACCAGCGCGAACACCACCGTCAGCAGCACGATCCGGACGAAGCCGCTGCCCTGTTTGAGCGCGGTGCGGGCGCCGAGGGTGCCGCCCGCCAGGTTGAACACGGCCATCACACAGGCCAGTTGCCACAGCACGGTGCCCTGCAAGGCGAAGGTGGCGAGAGCGCCCGCGTTGGTGCAGCAGTTGACGATCTTCGCGGTCGCGGACGCGGCGACCAGGTCCAGGTGGAGCACCGCGGTCAGCGCCAGCACCAGGAACGTCCCGGTGCCGGGGCCGACGAGACCGTCGTAGAACCCGATGCCGATGCCCGCGAGGCCGATCGCGGCGAGGATACGGCGGGGGCCCGCCGGGCCGGTGGCGGGGGCGGTGCCGAAGGACGGGCGCAGGATCACGAACGCGGCGACGGCGAGCAGCACCACCATGATGACCGGCTTGAGGACCTCCGTGCTCATGCCGGCCGCGAAGAACGCACCGGCCGACGACCCCGCGAGGGCGGCCAGGCCGATACGGACGGCGGTGCGGACGTCCACCGGGGCGCGGCGCGCGTAGGTCACGGCGGCCGCCGAGGTGCCGACGATCGCGACGGCCTTGTTGGTGCCCAGCGCGTAGGCGGCGGGCGTCCCGGCGGGGAGCCCGAGCAGCAGGGCGGGCAGGAGCAGCAGTCCGCCACCGCCCACGACCGCGTCGATCCACCCGGCGGCGAGGGCGGCGACGCAGAGCAGGGCGAGGGCGGTCATGGATATGTCGGGCATGATCGCGACCCTATCGGGGGTGGGGGCGCGCTTCGTTCCTGGTCCGGGGCCTGCGGTTCGGGCCCCCGTCTAGTCGTCGCGCCATCCCGCCGTCGCCCCGTCCCTTCCGTCGTCCCCTCCCTTACGTCGTCTCGCTCAGCGCTCCTGGAGCAGGGGTTCGGGTCGGCCGCCGGCGAGAGGCCGGTCACCGGTGATCCGGTCGTCGGTGGGGGGCCTGTCGTCGGTCGGGGTCCGGGCGGCCTTGGCTGTCCGGTTCGCGGGGCGGCGCGGGCGGCGGCGGGTGCCGGGGGCGGCCGGTGCGCTCGCACCATCGCGGCCCGGTGGCCGTGGCGCGTCAGCGGCCGGTGGCCATGGCGCGGTCACCGCCGACGTCATCTCCACGCGCGTCGACGGGAGTTGGACGATCGCGTCGAGGCCGCCGAGCGGTGACGTGCCGAGCCTGGCCTCGCCGCCGCTCGCGTGGGCGCGGTTCTTCCAGGCGATCTCGCTGCGGTGGTGAAGGGGGATGCTGGCGGGCATCGGGCTGCCGCTGATGTTCAGCCAGGCGTACCCGGCGGCCGACGGCGAAGGCTCCCGGCACCCCGCTGGAGAACATCGCGGGCGTCCCCGGGCTGGTCGCGGACACCTTCGCCGACCCGCAGGCGATGGTCGCCGTCGGCGTCGGGATGGCCGTCGCCGAGTCGCTGTTCACGGCGGCCGCGGTGGACCGGATGCACGACGGGCCGCGCACCCGCTACAACCCCGAACTCGTCGCGCAGGGCGCCGGGAACACCCTGGCGGGGCTGCTCGGGGCGCTGCCCGTCACGGCGGTGGTGGCGCGCAGTTCGGCGAATGTGCAGGGGGCGCGGAGACACGGCTCTCGCGCGTCCTGCACGGCTCGCAGCGGGGGTGGCGCCTCCGCTCGGGGTGCACGAGCAGCATGCTGAGCCGGGGGCTCCGGGGCTGCCGCCGTCGCAGGTCACTCGCAACAGAGCGCTGCCGCGGGTCCCGCCGGCAGTTCCGTGGGTCAGGACAGGCCGGTCTACGCTGCGTTGCGTGCAGGACTGACCTAGCGGAGGTACGGGCTCGTGACTGATCAGGCGTACGAGAGCGCCTACCTCACCTGGCGGTCGTCCCTGGCGACGCTGTTGGCGGATGCCGCGCAGCTGGAGCGCTGGCAGGAACGCCGATACCGGTTCGCCCATCGGGTGGGGGCCCTGCTGACCGAGGCACACGGCGAGAGCCCTGCCGTCACGGGACCAGTGCTGTACGGGGTGTTCGCCACCGGAGCAGGGCTCTGCTACGTGGGACAGACACAGGAGGCCGAGCGCCGGCTGCGGGATCTCCCGGTGGGCGAGAGCCATCACCTCGCCAATACGGTGCCGCCCGAACTCTGGGAGAAGGTGGTGGTGATCCGTTGGCCGCTGCTGCTCTCAGGGGTGTCGGGGGCCGAGCAGTCCCTGGTCGAGGAGATGGGGTCCGTCGTCTGCGGACTCGCTCTGGAGCACGCGTTGCAGGTGGTGACGAACCCGCCGTTGAACAGTCGCCGTCGGCGGACCTCCGGGGACTGGCGGCCTCGCAACCTCACGCAGAGCCGTTCCCGCGGTGCACTTCATGCGCAGCGGATACCGGAGCTCAGCCGGCTCGTCCACGCTTCCTGGACCGCGCTCTCCCAGGCAACAGCCGCGGGACACCCGACGGTGATCGCAGGCGACGCCGGGCGGGTGGTGTTCCCGTCGGCGTTGCACGAGCCGCCTGGCGCACCCGGTGACCTCCCGCAGGGCGACGGGGACGGCTGACGTCGGACCGGACCGTCGTCGTGGTCGTACCCGTCCGGTGCGCGGCCCGGAGCCATGCCGTGGAGTCAGGTGTCCGGTCCGGTCGGCAGCACTGCACGGCAGCCTCCCGGACTACGCCCGAAAGGGCGGCACCCCCGCACAAGGGTGCCGCCCCTCCCCCGGTGGGCCGGGGCCGTCGGCGGTCGGTCTGAGGGTCGGGGACCGGCGGCGGCTCCCGGGTTCGCGAGGGGTGGACCGGTCGCGGCCGGCTT
The sequence above is a segment of the Streptomyces griseoviridis genome. Coding sequences within it:
- a CDS encoding NADPH-dependent FMN reductase, producing the protein MQTEETSLAVTLVIGSNRHGRFGPVVADWLLTHLRERADLTVEVVDVAEVHLPTTLEPGPEAAAALAAVTPKLAAADAFVVLTPEYNHSVPAGLKNLIDWHFGEWRAKPVALVSYGGLAGGLRAVEHLRQVFAELHAVTVRDTVSFHNAGAAFTDGHLNDPTAPDTAAKTMLDQLVWWGTALREAKERRPYAG
- a CDS encoding class F sortase, translating into MRRISNVAIGTVTAVALCTGTWLLSGGAASHAPPQPSAAQAGGGQEGEGPGAPALSPSPPDRIAIPSIRVDAPLMGLRLTSSGSLDVPPAAKKNLAGWYEAGTTPGERGTAVVAGHVDNSEGPAVFYDLGAVKKGALIDVERRDGSVAVFTVDAVEVYRARDFPDAKVYGAAQRPELRVITCGGGYTRGTGYQGNVVVFAHLTGSR
- a CDS encoding sulfite exporter TauE/SafE family protein, producing MPDISMTALALLCVAALAAGWIDAVVGGGGLLLLPALLLGLPAGTPAAYALGTNKAVAIVGTSAAAVTYARRAPVDVRTAVRIGLAALAGSSAGAFFAAGMSTEVLKPVIMVVLLAVAAFVILRPSFGTAPATGPAGPRRILAAIGLAGIGIGFYDGLVGPGTGTFLVLALTAVLHLDLVAASATAKIVNCCTNAGALATFALQGTVLWQLACVMAVFNLAGGTLGARTALKQGSGFVRIVLLTVVFALVTNLAYEQWWA